In Pseudoalteromonas carrageenovora IAM 12662, the following proteins share a genomic window:
- a CDS encoding sensor histidine kinase codes for MALASVLKPQFISANQYNPCLLQEEYIGELSDLRKQASWLSHLVDTMPAGVVVLDGKGMIAKANQIAIDMLGEPLEGEKWFNVIQRSFRPHQDDGHEVSLKDGRLIKLDITALAPEPGQLILMTDLTETRRLQKRVAHMQRLSALGKMVASLAHQVRTPLSAAMLYAANLGSKRLPEASRDNFQTKLMSRLKDLETQVNDMLLFAKSGDQQVVEQVSMQQLLTEVKTGADAMVALNNSELDVSLPEPDIQIVGNKTALASAIQNLVHNSIQVIGNGAAVKITAQTDSHDPNMVRISVSDNGPGVDLSQGDKIFEPFFTTKSQGTGLGLAVVSSVANAHQGRVDVANNEHGGACFSLLLPIKTTSKLEESS; via the coding sequence ATGGCTCTTGCAAGCGTGTTAAAACCACAGTTTATTTCTGCAAATCAGTATAACCCATGTTTACTTCAAGAGGAGTACATTGGTGAGTTAAGCGATCTGCGTAAGCAAGCAAGCTGGCTTTCGCATTTAGTAGACACTATGCCCGCAGGTGTGGTGGTACTAGATGGCAAAGGTATGATAGCGAAAGCGAATCAAATAGCGATAGATATGCTTGGTGAACCACTAGAGGGTGAGAAGTGGTTTAATGTGATCCAGCGCTCTTTTCGTCCGCATCAAGATGATGGGCACGAAGTGTCGCTTAAAGATGGGCGTTTAATAAAGCTTGATATAACCGCACTCGCTCCAGAGCCTGGTCAGCTTATATTAATGACCGATTTAACAGAAACCCGCCGATTGCAAAAAAGGGTTGCTCATATGCAGCGTTTAAGTGCGCTGGGTAAAATGGTTGCTTCATTGGCGCATCAGGTCCGTACGCCACTTTCTGCGGCTATGTTATACGCTGCTAATTTAGGCTCAAAACGCTTACCAGAAGCCTCTCGTGATAACTTTCAAACTAAATTAATGTCGCGATTAAAAGACTTAGAAACCCAAGTTAACGACATGCTGCTATTTGCAAAAAGTGGTGATCAGCAGGTTGTTGAGCAAGTTTCTATGCAGCAGTTATTAACAGAGGTTAAAACCGGCGCGGACGCTATGGTAGCCCTAAATAACAGTGAGCTAGATGTAAGCCTACCTGAGCCCGACATACAAATTGTTGGTAATAAAACTGCGCTTGCGAGCGCGATTCAAAATTTAGTGCATAACAGTATTCAAGTTATTGGTAATGGCGCAGCGGTAAAAATAACGGCGCAAACAGATTCACACGACCCAAATATGGTACGAATTAGTGTTAGTGATAATGGCCCAGGCGTTGATTTAAGCCAAGGCGATAAAATATTCGAGCCATTTTTTACTACAAAAAGCCAAGGCACAGGCTTAGGGCTTGCGGTTGTAAGCTCGGTGGCTAATGCGCATCAAGGTCGTGTTGACGTGGCTAATAATGAACACGGGGGAGCCTGCTTTAGTTTGTTACTTCCCATTAAAACAACATCTAAATTAGAGGAATCATCATGA
- a CDS encoding DNA-3-methyladenine glycosylase I, translated as MSEQKKCRCPWLDTTKPDYVIYHDEEWGVPLYDDTKLFEFITLESAQAGLSWYTILKKREGYKKAFANFDVHKVAKYTAQDIERLMLDEGIVRNRLKIAATVNNAKRFIEIQKEFGSFSNYQWQFVDNKPIISNLNSIDDYPAITEASTAFAKDLKKRGFKFLGPTTVYAHMQACGMVNDHSNDCFRKEEIIKAFGE; from the coding sequence ATGAGTGAGCAAAAAAAGTGCCGTTGTCCGTGGCTCGACACCACTAAACCAGACTACGTTATTTACCACGATGAAGAATGGGGCGTGCCACTTTATGATGATACAAAACTATTTGAATTTATTACGCTAGAGTCGGCGCAAGCGGGTTTAAGTTGGTACACCATTTTAAAAAAGCGTGAAGGCTACAAAAAAGCATTTGCTAATTTTGATGTGCACAAAGTAGCTAAATATACAGCACAGGACATCGAGCGACTCATGCTTGATGAAGGTATTGTGCGTAACCGCTTAAAAATTGCAGCAACTGTAAATAACGCTAAACGATTTATAGAAATTCAAAAAGAGTTTGGTAGTTTTAGTAATTACCAATGGCAGTTTGTAGACAACAAGCCAATTATCAGCAACTTAAATAGCATAGATGACTACCCTGCAATAACAGAGGCCTCTACCGCGTTTGCAAAGGATTTGAAAAAACGTGGTTTTAAGTTTTTAGGGCCTACAACGGTGTACGCACATATGCAGGCCTGTGGCATGGTTAACGATCATAGTAATGATTGCTTTAGAAAAGAAGAAATTATTAAGGCTTTTGGTGAATAA
- a CDS encoding sigma-54 dependent transcriptional regulator, with the protein MILILDNNNNRSIGLNASLTFIGEAVQLLDESSFEQICSKYQQQECIVILGALQSLDHESLIKRYPILPFLLIGETLKPLLSIANVVGLICEPFNHEVTTQLLHDCQQYQRMLPTDHKGHKPHKSFDGLVGETDAVKDVRFLIEQVAKTDANVLILGESGTGKEVVARNVHLLSKRNTGPFVPVNCGAIPGELLESELFGHEKGAFTGAISARKGRFELAQGGTLFLDEIGDMPLQMQVKLLRVLQERSYERVGGTKAIQADVRVIAATHRNLENMIEEGSFREDLYYRLNVFPIENPSLSERADDIPLLLKELMRRVNEQSGTTAKFTERAVESLKEHAWPGNIRELANLVERMVIMFPEKVVDVPDLPNKYRYIEVDAYEPEYPEELLEKDAFNDIFSTGFSDYDSEPEAEFNQQGSGLLPEDGIELKDYLAELEISLITQALERFDYVVARAAEILGVRRTTLVEKMKKYNLSRD; encoded by the coding sequence ATGATCTTGATTTTAGATAATAATAACAATCGCTCAATAGGATTAAACGCATCACTTACCTTTATAGGTGAGGCTGTACAATTGCTAGATGAATCTAGCTTTGAGCAAATATGCAGTAAGTATCAGCAGCAAGAATGCATAGTCATTTTAGGTGCATTGCAAAGCTTAGATCACGAAAGCTTAATTAAACGCTACCCAATACTCCCTTTTTTATTAATTGGTGAAACACTTAAGCCACTACTAAGTATTGCAAATGTTGTAGGCTTAATTTGTGAGCCTTTTAATCACGAAGTAACCACGCAATTGCTGCACGATTGCCAGCAGTATCAACGTATGTTACCAACTGACCATAAAGGCCATAAACCTCATAAATCATTTGATGGTTTAGTAGGTGAAACTGATGCAGTTAAAGACGTACGCTTTTTAATTGAGCAAGTGGCTAAAACCGATGCAAACGTGCTTATTTTAGGTGAGTCGGGCACAGGTAAAGAGGTTGTTGCGCGCAACGTGCACTTATTGTCTAAGCGTAATACAGGGCCGTTTGTGCCGGTTAACTGTGGTGCAATACCTGGGGAGTTGCTTGAAAGTGAGTTATTTGGGCACGAAAAAGGGGCGTTTACAGGGGCTATATCGGCGCGTAAAGGACGTTTTGAACTTGCTCAAGGTGGTACACTATTTTTAGATGAAATAGGTGATATGCCGCTGCAAATGCAAGTTAAGTTACTAAGGGTGTTGCAAGAACGCAGCTACGAGAGAGTGGGTGGCACAAAAGCCATACAGGCTGATGTGCGGGTTATTGCCGCTACTCACCGCAACCTCGAAAACATGATAGAAGAGGGGAGTTTTAGAGAAGATTTATATTATCGCTTGAATGTATTCCCTATTGAAAACCCTTCGCTAAGTGAGCGCGCTGACGACATTCCACTGCTATTAAAAGAGTTAATGCGCCGTGTTAATGAGCAAAGTGGCACCACCGCTAAATTTACAGAACGCGCGGTTGAGAGCTTAAAAGAACATGCGTGGCCAGGCAATATTCGTGAGCTTGCTAATTTAGTTGAGCGTATGGTTATTATGTTTCCTGAAAAGGTGGTTGATGTACCTGATTTACCAAATAAATATCGTTACATAGAAGTCGATGCCTACGAGCCAGAGTACCCAGAAGAGCTTTTAGAAAAAGATGCCTTTAACGATATTTTTAGCACTGGTTTTAGTGATTATGATTCTGAACCCGAAGCTGAATTTAATCAACAAGGCAGCGGATTACTACCTGAAGACGGTATTGAGCTTAAAGACTATTTAGCAGAGCTTGAAATTAGCTTAATTACCCAAGCACTTGAACGCTTTGATTATGTTGTGGCACGCGCAGCGGAAATATTAGGTGTAAGGCGTACAACGCTCGTCGAAAAAATGAAAAAGTATAACTTGTCGCGAGATTAG
- the fliS gene encoding flagellar export chaperone FliS produces the protein MAHVSLKKYSQVRASNIAEMAPYEQINLIFSNIIGRLAATKGFIERKEIEKKGENLSACILLLGALQDALNLEVEQDPSISDNLLALYAYCQRKLTQANINNDIEAVVEVSSIIKEIKEGWDSIPADQRSPAV, from the coding sequence ATGGCACATGTCTCACTGAAAAAATACAGTCAAGTTCGTGCAAGTAACATTGCAGAAATGGCGCCGTATGAACAAATAAACCTTATTTTTAGTAATATTATTGGTCGCTTAGCTGCTACTAAGGGTTTTATTGAACGCAAAGAAATAGAAAAAAAAGGCGAAAACCTCTCAGCATGCATTTTATTATTAGGTGCACTGCAAGATGCGCTTAACTTAGAAGTAGAACAAGATCCTAGTATTTCTGATAATTTATTGGCGCTATACGCCTACTGCCAGCGCAAATTAACGCAAGCGAATATAAATAATGATATTGAAGCAGTTGTTGAAGTTTCAAGCATCATTAAAGAAATAAAAGAAGGTTGGGATAGTATTCCAGCAGATCAACGCAGTCCTGCGGTATAA
- the fliD gene encoding flagellar filament capping protein FliD gives MSISFNGLGSGLAVSDIVDALVNAEQAPAEARLNTTESNLTTDISAVGALKSALEKVQTSMEALGDSDNYQKRTASGNDDFISISADQDAQPGSYNVKVDALAQAHKLSSPAFAVDEAIGAGIITIGSGENSFSTVLSATNTLEDLRDQINNGPFTGNDSNDSVVATIVTSDSGQHLVLTSKETGEDNAITITVQDDDGNNTDTGGLSRLAYDVSDADPLNHTTNLTEVNAAQNAQITIDGTLTVSSNTNEFSNVIDGVDITAKKLHDADDDISDISVTENNNNIQAGLNSFIESYNELLELSNNLGASSEAGAGVMAGDSLLRGVMSKLRSEITESVDLGDGNSLSLSQLGVETDRYGVLTLNTETLNEQIDSNVDLVQQFFIGTDEDEGGFAQSFDELMSFYTDSDGIIQNRIDSKTNQLDDLDDQRLSLASKMESLSDRLYAQYNAMDLLVASLNSTSSYVQAQLENMPGVVSNNS, from the coding sequence ATGTCTATTTCGTTTAATGGTTTGGGCTCTGGCTTAGCGGTATCAGACATTGTGGATGCATTAGTTAATGCTGAGCAGGCCCCTGCTGAAGCTCGTTTAAATACTACCGAAAGTAATTTAACTACTGATATATCGGCCGTTGGAGCATTAAAATCTGCTCTTGAAAAAGTACAAACATCAATGGAAGCTTTAGGCGACAGCGATAATTATCAAAAGCGTACAGCATCTGGTAATGATGATTTTATATCGATAAGTGCTGATCAAGACGCTCAACCAGGTAGCTACAATGTAAAGGTAGATGCATTAGCACAAGCGCATAAATTATCATCTCCTGCATTTGCAGTCGATGAAGCTATTGGCGCCGGTATAATTACAATAGGCTCTGGTGAAAACAGTTTTTCTACTGTTTTATCGGCAACTAATACTTTAGAAGATTTACGCGACCAAATTAATAACGGCCCTTTTACAGGCAATGACAGTAACGACTCGGTGGTGGCGACTATAGTAACCAGTGACTCAGGCCAGCATTTAGTACTTACTAGTAAAGAAACTGGTGAAGACAATGCAATTACTATTACCGTACAAGATGACGATGGTAATAATACTGACACTGGCGGGCTTTCACGGTTAGCTTACGATGTATCTGACGCAGACCCGCTAAACCATACTACCAACTTGACTGAAGTAAACGCTGCACAAAATGCCCAAATAACGATTGATGGCACATTAACGGTATCAAGCAATACGAATGAGTTTAGTAATGTAATTGATGGCGTGGATATTACCGCTAAAAAATTGCATGATGCTGATGACGATATAAGTGATATTTCAGTCACTGAAAATAATAATAATATACAAGCAGGTTTAAATAGCTTTATCGAAAGCTATAATGAGTTGCTAGAACTTAGTAACAATTTAGGCGCATCTAGTGAAGCTGGCGCAGGTGTAATGGCGGGTGATTCACTCCTTCGTGGTGTTATGTCAAAACTACGTAGTGAAATAACTGAATCAGTTGATTTAGGTGATGGTAATTCATTGTCCCTATCTCAATTAGGTGTCGAAACGGACCGCTACGGTGTTTTAACACTTAATACAGAAACACTAAATGAGCAAATAGACTCAAATGTAGATTTAGTGCAGCAGTTTTTTATTGGCACAGATGAAGACGAAGGTGGTTTTGCCCAATCGTTTGATGAGCTAATGAGCTTTTATACAGACTCAGATGGTATTATCCAAAACCGTATAGACAGTAAAACAAATCAATTAGACGATTTAGATGATCAGCGCCTCAGCCTTGCTAGCAAGATGGAGTCGTTATCTGATAGATTATACGCTCAATACAACGCCATGGACTTATTGGTAGCGAGCCTAAACTCTACTAGTAGCTATGTGCAAGCTCAGCTTGAAAATATGCCTGGTGTAGTGAGTAATAACTCTTAA
- a CDS encoding flagellar protein FlaG, which produces MNTITSNAEVTIASTPLAGEDKQIGQAGSVLTQRAVDDVNKTDEQGPQNQLNNQYAQQGTKTNSSQNQQLEREQLEKVAQQLQDFMGEMNRSLQFQVDEDSGRDVIKILDKTSGDVIKQYPSEEVLSLVSKLSESAGILIDQTV; this is translated from the coding sequence ATGAATACCATTACTTCAAACGCAGAAGTTACGATAGCATCAACACCGTTAGCTGGTGAAGATAAACAAATAGGGCAGGCTGGCTCAGTATTGACTCAGCGAGCTGTTGATGACGTAAATAAAACGGATGAACAAGGCCCACAAAATCAGTTAAACAATCAATACGCACAACAAGGAACTAAGACTAATAGTTCGCAAAACCAACAGCTTGAGCGTGAACAGCTTGAAAAAGTGGCGCAGCAATTGCAAGACTTTATGGGTGAAATGAACCGTAGCCTGCAGTTTCAAGTTGATGAAGATTCAGGGCGTGATGTAATTAAAATACTAGATAAAACCAGTGGTGATGTAATTAAGCAGTACCCCTCGGAAGAAGTGTTGAGTTTAGTGTCAAAGCTTTCTGAGTCAGCCGGTATTTTGATAGATCAAACTGTTTAG